The following coding sequences are from one Lolium rigidum isolate FL_2022 chromosome 6, APGP_CSIRO_Lrig_0.1, whole genome shotgun sequence window:
- the LOC124662247 gene encoding uncharacterized protein LOC124662247 yields the protein MQKKLTTKEMMQSTPFAETIEKIQSGDYLYNKNVKELEAASNKAETEIQGADEKDVLKARRCSRLASQDSQKIEERPMERAKVKNLCADAGPSLFINVPRDENITGKIAHE from the exons ATGCAGAAAAAGTTGACTACGAAGGAGATGATGCAGAGCACACCTTTTGCGGAGACAATTGAGAAAATTCAGAGTGGGGATTATTTATATAACAAAAATGTAAAAGAGCTGGAGGCTGCGAGTAACAAGGCTGAAACAGAGATACAGGGGGCTGATGAGAAGGATGTGTTGAAGGCCAGAAGGTGCAGCAGGTTGGCGTCACAAGATAGTCAGAAGATCGAAGAAAGACCAATGGAGAGAGCGAAAGTGAAAAATCTTTGTGCTGATGCAG GTCCTTCATTGTTCATTAATGTTCCAAGGGATGAAAACATTACTGGTAAAATTGCGCACGAGTAG
- the LOC124662248 gene encoding chaperone protein ClpB1-like: MALRKYGRDLTAAAGDADPVIGRDDEIDRVVCILCRRTKNNAVLVGAPGVGKTAIAEGLAQRIAAGTVPPELLEARVVELDLCAIVAGTQYMGTFETRMKEVITEAEDADGKVILFIDEMHMLVGAGECNGSMDAANLLKPALARGRVSCVGATTFDEYRMHIEKDPALERRFQKVLVQEPSVEATIAILRGLKQRYEEHHGLRIRDAAIVAATELAGRYITGRHFPDKVIDVIDEACVSTKIQYINERKAHIDMARRNKRKEVVTAHTRSTATKKPVVRPNHVAQVVSQWTGIPVTALDQDEKNKLTNLAEKLRERVVGQDEAVNLVAETVLRSRAGLDLSGQPIGSFLFLGSTGVGKTELAKALAEQLFGSEKMLVRFDMSEYVGEGSITRLLGAPPSFVGHENGGQLTEKIRRHPYSVILFDEVEKADPSVFNVFLQLLDDGILTDGLGRTVDFKNTFIIMTSNLGAEHLNSNKETKEVTRSLLVEKVEKYFRPEFLNRLSEIVIFETLPHDKLKDIVKIQINKVVASVSSKGISLFASDAALDVILSESYKPMYGARPIRRWVQKNVVTKLSKLLVGGEIGEGSTIHIDAKDHKVLKYGVVKKASAEPPRKQKRQKHGRDETGETKRTKKLP; the protein is encoded by the exons ATGGCCTTGAGAAAGTACGGCAGGGACTTGACGGCCGCGGCCGGCGACGCCGACCCGGTGATCGGCCGCGACGACGAGATCGACCGCGTGGTGTGCATCCTCTGCCGCCGGACCAAGAACAACGCCGTGCTCGTTGGCGCGCCGGGCGTCGGCAAGACGGCCATCGCCGAGGGCCTCGCCCAGCGCATCGCCGCCGGGACGGTCCCTCCCGAGCTCCTCGAGGCGCGCGTCGTGGAGCTGGACCTCTGCGCCATTGTGGCCGGGACCCAGTACATGGGCACCTTCGAGACGCGCATGAAGGAAGTCATCACGGAGGCTGAAGATGCCGACGGCAAGGTAATCCTCTTCATCGACGAGATGCACATGCTCGTCGGCGCCGGCGAATGCAACGGTAGCATGGACGCCGCCAACCTGCTGAAGCCAGCCTTGGCCCGTGGGCGCGTCAGCTGCGTCGGCGCCACCACCTTCGACGAGTACCGCATGCACATCGAGAAGGACCCCGCCCTCGAGCGGCGATTCCAGAAAGTGCTCGTCCAGGAGCCGAGTGTGGAGGCAACCATTGCTATTCTGCGGGGTCTAAAGCAGCGATACGAGGAGCACCATGGCTTGAGAATTCGGGATGCTGCCATTGTTGCTGCTACCGAGCTTGCTGGCCGCTATATCACCG GTCGTCACTTTCCTGATAAAGTAATCGATGTTATTGACGAGGCTTGTGTCTCCACAAAGATACAGTACATAAATGAAAGAAAAGCGCACATCGATATGGCACGGAGAAACAAGAGAAAAGAAGTGGTTACTGCACATACTCGTTCTACTGCGACAAAGAAACCTGTTGTTCGCCCAAATCACGTTGCACAG GTTGTCAGCCAATGGACTGGAATTCCGGTCACTGCACTTGATCAAGATGAGAAGAATAAGTTAACAAACTTAGCCGAAAAGTTGCGTGAGCGGGTTGTCGGCCAGGATGAAGCCGTCAACTTGGTTGCCGAAACCGTGTTACGTTCTAGGGCTGGCCTGGATCTATCTGGCCAACCAATAGGCTCTTTCCTCTTTTTGGGTTCGACGGGTGTTGGAAAAACAGAGCTCGCAAAAGCTCTTGCCGAGCAACTATTTGGTAGTGAGAAGATGTTGGTTCGGTTTGACATGTCCGAATATGTAGGGGAAGGTTCTATCACACGACTTCTTGGGGCACCTCCAAG CTTTGTTGGCCACGAAAATGGAGGACAACTGACCGAGAAAATCAGAAGGCATCCATACAGCGTCATCCTTTTTGACGAGGTGGAGAAAGCAGATCCTTCTGTGTTCAATGTTTTCCTTCAGCTCCTTGATGACGGTATCCTTACCGATGGCTTAGGGCGGACAGTAGATTTTAAGAACACCTTCATCATCATGACCTCAAATTTAGGAGCAGAGCACTTGAATTCAAACAAAGAGACAAAAGAAGTTACCCGGAGCCTCCTCGTGGAGAAG GTTGAGAAATACTTCAGGCCCGAGTTCCTCAACCGGTTGAGTGAGATAGTGATCTTTGAGACCCTTCCGCACGACAAGTTGAAAGATATTGTGAAAATACAGATAAACAAAGTCGTTGCCAGTGTATCTTCCAAGGGCATCTCTTTATTTGCAAGCGATGCTGCATTGGATGTCATATTGTCGGAATCATACAAGCCA ATGTACGGTGCAAGGCCCATCAGAAGGTGGGTGCAGAAGAATGTGGTAACCAagctctccaagctcctggtgggTGGAGAAATCGGTGAAGGCTCAACAATCCATATCGATGCTAAGGACCACAAAGTGCTGAAGTATGGAGTGGTGAAGAAGGCGAGTGCCGAACCTCCAAGAAAACAAAAACGGCAAAAACATGGTCGTGATGAAACAGGCGAAACAAAGAGGACGAAGAAGTTGCCGTAG